Proteins encoded by one window of Lacerta agilis isolate rLacAgi1 chromosome 11, rLacAgi1.pri, whole genome shotgun sequence:
- the LOC117054805 gene encoding molybdopterin synthase catalytic subunit-like, with product MSVSEDEPKDLIKLKHEKLSADEISALVVSPCCGAVSLFIGTTRNNFEGRKVVQLEYEAYEPMAEAEIKKICTDIRLKWPSVKHIAIHHRLGSVPISEASVMVAISSPHRVESLEAVQYGINALKATVPIWKKEVYEEESSWKENKECFWAKTLK from the exons ATGAGCGTAAGTGAGGATGAGCCCAAGGACTTGATAAAATTGAAGCATGAGAAGCTCTCGGCAGACGAAATATCGGCACTGGTGGTTTCCCCCTGCTGTGGAGCTGTGTCTTTATTTATAG GCACTACCAGGAATAACTTTGAGGGGAGAAAGGTCGTACAATTAGAATATGAAGCATATGAACCGATGGCAGAGGCGGAAATCAAGAAAATATGCACAGATATTAGATTAAAATGGCCTTCGGTGAAACATATAGCGATACACCATAGACTTGG TTCGGTTCCCATTAGTGAAGCGAGTGTGATGGTCGCAATCTCTTCGCCTCACAGAGTGGAGTCTCTTGAGGCTGTGCAATATGGCATCAATGCTTTGAAAGCAACCGTCCCTATATGGAAAAAG GAGGTCTATGAAGAGGAATCTTCTTGGAAAGAAAACAAGGAGTGCTTTTGGGCCAAGACATTGAAATAA
- the LOC117054806 gene encoding molybdopterin synthase sulfur carrier subunit-like has product MSCEVVVLYFARSAELAGVRTETISVPQQITSLQLWEEIVKRHSRLTAIQDQVVFAVRQEYVLLGDHLVVLNPGDEVAVIPPISGG; this is encoded by the exons ATGAGCTGCGAG GTGGTAGTGCTGTACTTTGCAAGAAGTGCCGAATTAGCCGGTGTCCGCACTGAGACCATTTCTGTGCCCCAACAGATAACATCCCTGCAGCTGTGGGAAGAAATTGTCAAGAGGCATTCAAG GCTCACTGCTATACAGGACCAAGTCGTCTTTGCTGTCCGCCAGGAATACGTGCTTCTTGGGGATCACCTGGTGGTCCTCAACCCAGGGGACGAGGTTGCTGTTATCCCCCCCATTAGTGGAGGTTAG